The region TCAATTATTCctttcgtcccaatttatgtgatgtagTTTGATTGATTTTAGtctaagaaataaaggaagatttttgaatcttgtgatctaaaataagccaaagatatttgtgtggttatagatcatcacgttaagcgtaaaaggtaatgtttaaagttaaattgttgccaaataaaaaaatgtatcattttttttttactgactaaaaagaaaaatgtgtcATATCAATTAGGACAGTGGGGGTAGCACAGTGGTGGTAGCTTGTAAAGTAAAAAAGAGAATATAGGGTATTAGCAGCAAAAGTTAAGAATCTTGTAAAAAATCACGATAAACCGCCAATGATTtagtattttcttttaaaattaaatacgAAATCAAGTCTCTAAAAATtgaactaaaaataaaatccaaaacCTTAAGGGGTGACATTTGTCTTTATTGCAATAAATGAGAGAAATGATTCGAGTCACACTCACATGGATACATGTGAAGCACAAACGTTAATCTTcaaattgggaaaaaaataaaagaaataaatagaagaaagaCACAAACCTGCACATTCATGAAATCCTATGATGTAGTTGAGATTTTTCACGTGTTCCATGGTATAAAATAGGCAGAATATAAGGGATGCATACTATTTATTGGTGTGCTGTGCCCAAACAAAATTCATATTGTTAGCTGAAacgaaaataaattatatacaacACAAGGTGCTGTAATACTTTGAATGACgtgaatattttagaaaaaattatcCGGACTTgacaataaagtgaataatgttacATCATGATAAGAGAATTTTTGGAATGTTTTATCCAAACAATTAGTGTCGGAGATAATTGTTCAGCTAAACGAATATGGAAATGACAGAATGGTAGTGCGGCGCCGACTTAGTGCTTTTACCTGATTGATTAACTATCTTTACACCTAACTTaaaaaacatacaaaaaagaagaagtcaaTGAGCGTTATGGCATACAGTTGATGGGATATGACGCAATGTCGTTTGGAAGCTGAttagagttatgcaggtattaatAATGTAAGGAATAGTTATGAGAGAATCTATGTACTATTTTATGGAGGGGTTAGTTGTGCGGGATCTAATTATTCCATCTTTTATCCTACAtgaaataatacataaattatctcatattttatatatgtattaattaTGCGGGTTGCTAAATCGCAAATCAAACACCGCATTAAGTGTGTTAAATGGCAAATCAAACACCGTATTAAGTGTTTAACTTGAATGTTATAGCAAAAGAATGCTACCAAATATGAATGTtacttatatataatttaatacatgaataacttaacTAGTTACCAAACAACCTTTATTACCAGATTTAGTCCGACATAATTTACCAAAAGAGTGGAATCTTTCAATAATCTAAGAAACAACATGCTTGCATTCAGGCGTGTCAGAATGGAACTCCTAAATTCTGTAAATTTTGATATACTGAAATCAGTCCACGAGGGTCGGTGtcttttttttgatattgaagGGACAACTCTTGTTTCTACGTCCACTCTCTCTGTCCTTTCATCAACTTTGTGATATTTACTAATCCACGTCATTATAATTGGTATATTTACACAGGCTAGGGTACTAACCACTAACTTGTGTCTCCAATGGAGTAAAATGCCTCCAGGTTAAATGGCTAAGAAGTTTCCTAAACCATCACGTTTTTATAAGTTTCACACTTTGAATTATTGAGTGTTTTTGTGATCCCTAGCTAAACTATAAGTTTCAAGGGTGGTTGTGTGCAGAAGCTCCTAAACACCTAActgcttgtttggatggttgttacctattgaattgtattaatattaatattaatattattattattacgatgtttgtatttttatttttacttaaattttCGTATCGTTAAATTAGTCATTATATGACTACGTGAAATCCATTTTATATAACAATCGATTTGGTACGATCGTATCgttaccttttttttctttccctttttttttttcctttctcattttccctttgcttattatataataatcctattttattatttaccCTACATTTGTTTTAATATAACTCTACCTCATACCGGATTTTTCTTTATAACattgtaaatatttttgagaTTGCTGATATGTGGCTTTATTTAACGACGGAAAACGATACCATCTATCCAAATGTTGTATTCATCAATAGaatacaacacaatacaatataatGCAACACGATATGATACGTTATGAAATGATATGTAAGAACTATCCAAATAGAACATGTGTCATGTGGAACAACTTGTGTTATTTGAAATTAGAGTTAATACGTAAAATCCTCGCTAAATCATAATTATTTTGCAAGTTTCATACTTAAATTATCCTAAAATTCAAGGGGTTTTTTAATTTGTCCTCTGATTCTCCTATGACTAATCCTTATGATTTTTATCCCTTCAAAGGTTAGGTACCCTCTACATTGTATCACATTGTGGGATCCAGCATGGTGGGTGCCTCACCAATTATCTTATCATCTCATGAAAGCTCAAAGAATATGACAATATAACAAATGGCCCCACTACTGTATGTAATGTAATCTGTGTCTTTTAGTGCACGTTTGATGTGTTAACAGATAACATCAACAGAGACTAACAAGTTGCCCATTTAAGTAACCAACTTTTATATTCTAATGtcctatgaaaagaaaaaaaaaaggtgaaaaaagtaaaaaggagGAGTCTCTTTTTGTTGATTTATTTCATCTGAGATCTTAATAtcagaaaaggctcaaatataccTATGTACTATTAATAAAGGTTTAAATATACCTCTTGTTATACTTTCGATTTAGATATACTTCTTCAATTATTCTTTAACATAAATTTATCCTTAATTTTAACGAAATAGCACGTAGCAAGCTCAGAATTATATGTCTTGCCACCAATTTTAAGTAACCAACTTTTCTTAGGAGtctttttttgttgatttatttCATCTAAGATTTTAATATTAGTAAAGACTTCAACTTTAAAAGAGCCtgacaaaaaacaaaaagtggGCAAAACCATTGGATTCAGTGACCCTTTTGTTCCTTATACTGTTTTTGTTTTTACATGTGAATAATGGTATATCCCATAAGGTGATGTTTgctgttcttgatttttttttttttgggggggttttcaaaatttcatttgTCACCAAACAAGATTCTCTAATTTTCAGTATTTGGGGTTTCATCAAAAGTGAAGTTGAGTTCTATATTTGTTGAAAGATTTGTTCTTTTTTGTCTGATTTTGAGTTCTTGATATGCTTTATAGTTCTGTAAATCCACTGAAAAGATTGTCCTTTGATTTACTGGAGAGCTCCAAGACTCATAATATAGAAGGTTCTCTAAATTTGCTTCAATCTTTTTGTAGATTCCACCAAGGAACTAATGCCATTATAGATTTTTAGCAAGAAATGTGGGAAAAGTAATATATTTTTAGGTATCTTTAGTACCTTAATTCCCCAATTTGAACTTGATAATGATGAAAAGTTTCAACCTTTGTAGTTCTTGAAAGTGGAAAAAGTTGGTATTTTCTAAAGTTAACTGATATACGAGAAACTAAATCATTTGAGATTCAGGGGCTTGAATTATTTATGATCATGGAGAAACAGGTTAGTTTCCAGGGCACAACAATGGAAAAACAACAAAGTTTTCGAAACGGGGCGATGGAGAAGCAGAAGAGCTTTAGTAGGATattggaaaaacaaaaaagttttcGGATAGCAATGGAGAGGCAAATGAGCTTTGGTGGGGAGAGGAAAAGGGGTAAGGATTCACCGGGGAAACGAGGGGATTTGCCTCTCCACCTTGCAGCTAGATCAGGGAATTTAGGAAAAGTGAAAGAAATTGTGCAGAAGCTTGATGAAAAAGGCATAAAAGATTTGTTATGTCAGCAAAATCAAGAGGGTGAGACTGCTTTGTATGTTGCAGCTGAGAATGGTCATAGTTTGGTTGTTGCAGAGTTCgtgaaacatttagaccttgaAATTGCTTCTATTGTGGCAAATAATGGCTATGATACACTCCATGTTGCAGCAAGGCAGGGTCATCTTGGTGAGTCCTCTAAACAGTCCACACCACATGCGGTTTTTCAGAatatctttcttgatttgcAGTTGAAGCAATAAAAATTATTAGTAAAAGTGTGGACTTTATGGTGTGAACATGACCTTAGTACTTCACATGCTATTTATTACTGCTATAGTCTACAAGTTCTATCCTGGAtcttagtttccataattttaATTTGAGATGCCGATGTACAGATTATTTCGGTTTAAACTTCTTGTTTGACCGTTCTGCTGACTCGAGTAAGAATGTAGATATTATCAATACTCGAGTTTCCAGAATCTTAGTTGCTGAAATTATTGATAATTTTTAAGTGCAGTCATCTATTTTATCACCAACGTTGAATGGCATTCTTCTTGATCCACAATTAATGGACAAGACCAAGTGTGGTGAAGTCCTCAGCCAAATCTAACTTCCTTTCATTTTACCAAAGAGCAAATTCTGAAAAAGTGGAGATGTTTTTGTCACATTATCAAGTTCTAGTAAATAGATGCTGAAGGAAATTCTGCCTCATTTTCATCCCATCTTAGTGCCAACTGCCAATCTTGTTGTTAGATACTTGTTAAACTTGAATTCAGCATGTTCCTTTCTTACTTGCACTTGTAAACACTTTCTTGGATAAAATTGCAGATGTACTTACGGAGCTGCTGCGTTCCTTTCCGAACCTAGTTATGACCACAGATTCATCCAATTCTACAGCGTTACATACAGCAGCTGCACAGGGGCATATTCATGTAGTAAATATGCTTCTGGAGATTGATTTTAACCTTGCTAAGATAGCTCGGAACAACGGAAAAACCGTGCTCCATACAGCAGCAAGAATGGGCCACTTGGAGATAGTTAGATCCCTTCTAAGCAAAGATCCTGAGATTGGCTTTAGAACGGATAATAAAGGCCAGACTGCCCTACACATGGCTGCAAAGGGACAGAATATTGACATCATGCTCGAATTAATCAAACCAAGTCCTGCTATATTGGCCTTGGAAGATAACAAAGGAAATAGAGCACTCCATATTGCAACAAGAAAGGGACGGATACAGGTTTGTTTGCTTAATCTAGTTTTTCCAGTAAAGCAAATGTGGTATGTGTTTGACGTCTTTTAACAAAAGAGACTCGGAGAAATAACAAAGGCTAAGAGAAACATTCTGGCTATGCAGTCACGGGAACTGTTTTATTTAGCTTTGTTGGCTCTATATTTATAGTACTTGCAGTAACAAAAAAACAGTAGAAATGTGATCATAAACCTAACCCAGAGTATCTCTAGAGAATCAGATCTTCAACTAACTAATTACTACAAAAtaggaatatcttttagtacCATATGTCAAGTCCTCAAGCATGAGATCtgatttctttctatgatttgcGCAGACTTGGTCAGCGActgttactttaattttatatgGAAATTTTGACATAAATAAACTGCATTCTTTGTAAATGCACCTTCTTTTTGGCCCAACTTTATGTGATAAGTTCCTTATTCAGAAGTAGCTTATTTTTCATGGTTGTATAACTTGTATTCGACATAAGAGAAACCAAAAAGGGGTACTTCATTGATGACAATGTAGAAGTAGGTGAAGGATTTAACAATTTTCCCATTATCTTAATCTTATTTACTAGTTCTCTGAATGCTGGAGAAGCTTTTGAAATGtcggaattttgaaaaaatatatggaTTCATATATTTAAGAGAGAACTACACTACTTTGTCACTAATTGCTGCTAATTTTTGTGTTGTAGACATATGATACCTTGGCAATATAGTTCTAAGTACATTGTCACATGCATGTTTAAGATTCACTTTTTGGGACATCAAGATTCAAGCTACTGTGCATTCTCTAGCTTAAAATTTCTGCATTTGATATTCCTCCAGTATAAGTGACAGTTTTTGAAAGAGACTTTTGGGTTTTAAATTACACCTCAATCTAGGAAAACCAAAGTCCTGTATCAGCTGTCTTGTTTTAGTATCTGTATGAAACTCTGCTACTTATAATTGCAGATGGTACAGTGTTTTTACATGTTCTATCAAGGAAAACCAACATCCTAGTAATACTTTGAAATTTTTGTCAGTTGTTCCTTTTTGTGATATCTGTTTAGTAAATGACCCTGTTTTTATTTATCTTGTAACTTAAAGAGGTACATCTGTATGAAACTCTGCTATGTGTAATTGCAGATGGTATATCTGTTTTTTACTTAGAAGATTTTCTTTAAGCAAACTGAAAATTTTATGAGAAATTGGTAGACCACAGCCTAAAATTTGTAAGCTATCACAAACGTTAGACGACAGTCTAATGTTTTGTCTGTAAAGTTGAGCAAACATTAGACCCAAGTCTAACATTATCCGAAAGCATAATTTCTCAAGGTTTATATTTGCACAACATCAAAAATAGAGACAAAATCTAATTGATGGCTTGAAAAGGGGATATTTGCATAAATCAGCCAGTAATAATACTCTGCTATGTGTCATTGCAGATGGTCCAATGTCTTATATCAATTGAGGGAATCGACCTTAACGCTGTTAATAAGGCTGGAGAAACAGCTCTTGATATTGCAGAAAAGTTTGGAACTCCAGAGCTTGTTTCTATTTTGAAAGAGGCCGGAGCTAGTCATTCCAAAGATCATGGGAAGCCCCCTGGTGCTGCAAAACAACTCAAACAAAGCGTAAGTGACATAAAACATGATGTTCACTCTCAGCTCCAACAGAGTCGACAAACTGGGTTCAAAGTACGAAAAATTGCAATGAAGGTTAAGAAGCTACACATTAGTGGTCTTAATAATGCCATCAACAATGCAACGGTCGTTGCTGTCCTTATTGCTACTGTTGCTTTTGCTGCCATCTTTACTGTTCCTGGCCAATATGTTGAAGATAAAGCAGACGGATTTTCGATTGGCGAAGCACACGTAGGGAGAAAAGCAGCTTTTATAATCTTCTTCTTGTTCGACAGTATGGCCTTGTTTATTTCAGTTGCTGTTGTTGTGGTCCAGACATCTATTGTCGTGATTGAACATAAAGCAAAGAAGCGACTCATGTTTTGGATAAACAAGCTCATGTGGGCAGCTTGCCTTTTCATCTCAATCGCCTTTATCTCTCTTAGTTATGTGGTGGTTGGATCTAAGGAAATATGGCTTGCTGTCTATGCAACTGTTATAGGTTGCATAATAATGCTCACTACGATTGGATCCATGTGCTATTGTGTGGTTCAACATAGGCTAGAAGAATCGAGGTTGAGGAGCATTCGAAGAACTGAGACTCATTCACGTTCTTTCCCATTGTCTGTGGCATCAGATCCAGAGCTTTGCAGTGAAAACTACAAGAGGATGTATGCAGTATAGGTAGAATAATCAGGCATCAAACATGGAGCTCAGAAATTGAAATTACAAGAAGATATATGCATTTCTCAACCATCAAGTCCAAGAACTCTGCCATGGCATCAGATTCAGAAGGGTGAAAGAATGAAAGGAATCTATATGGATAAAATAATTAGTACATAGATTGCAACTTGTTGACAAGAATGTGGGGATGGCtgctatttatatttatgcctATATACCTGATCAACTTCTTTGTTCATCAAACAAAAGGGTGTCATTTTATAATTTATGATAAGTCTTTTTTATTCCATCATCATGAAGTTCCATCTTTTCCAGCTGCCGTCATTTGTTAGAATTTTGccaacatgaaaaaaaaatcctgaGAATGAGCTAGTTCTATGAAAATTGAGCTCATCAGACTAGTGAACACAACTTTGTTCTTTCTTCCCCATCTAGAATATCTTGATTTTAGACACGACGGGGTATGCAATGAGGTACCagaatcacaacatatccagcATAATTTATGTGTCTTGGCATGCATATCAGCATATACGCAGGGCAAGAAACTTCCACGGCGGCTTTCTGCTGAATGTATCTAAAACGAAAGGGAACAGTTTAGtttaaactgaaaaaaaaaaaaaaaaaggaatgtaAAATAACGAATTGTGCATATCTACAAGCAAGTCTTATTGAGGAAGCACAAACAGCTTCTACTGATCAAAGTGCAGACATTTATCGTATAATTTTGAGATAAACAGTAACTACAAAAAATCAAGGAACCTAATTCTAGTGAAAAAATGGAAGAGCGAATTAATGCTCTAAATTCCGTGATAATTATCTATGAGTATATACGTCAAGACCTATCATGCATGTCCCAAAATTTTACATCCGAGCATTGGCTTGAAACCCTCTTGTGTTATTGTTTTGTTTAGGTTTATAAGCTTTCATGCAGATATCAGTTACCCTGAAAGACTTGATGGTCATTCATATTTCTTCATGTCAGAGGCACTCTCCTGTTGAAAAACAGACCTGAGGGAGCTCCCTTCATTTCTTCTAGAACCGTTTGACCTGTGATGGGAGCTCCCTTCATTTCTTCTGGTACTATTTGACCTGTGATGGGAGCTGCCTTCATTTCTGCTGGAACTGTTTCTTGATAACATGAATCCTGCATTAGCTGAGAAACTGCAGCGGAGGTGTACTTGATGTGTTCTTACCTCCATTGAGCGACTGGCTTTCATATTGATCATTAAAATCACCTCTTCTTCTCTTGTGTCCTCGGACCATTTGCTAACATCAGCAGTATCTTCTGAATTACACAACTCTTCTTGACGTACCAAGATCTCGGTATCTTGACCAGATTTGATCATGCCAGACGCAGGTGTGACCTGAATCAGACGAAGTTATAAGATGACATTGCTCGCAGAAGAGGTCTACTTTCAGTCCAGAGAAGTATAAAATGctaattttctcttttattaaagaaaataaagtattCGGAGCTCGGACTAATGGATTAAGCATGATTTTCGGGTCAGTTTACAGTGTGGCGACATGTTACAAATGTAGTCGCCTTAATCCATTTGAATTTATTTAAGGCTATTTTCATAACCAGTGAACTTTCAGATGGATAAGTAGATTCaccaaaaaatagttttgttaGGACTCAAGAAGAGGTGATTGTTCAATAATCCATGGACTTGGAAATCACCTCAAGCCAACGGGGAAAGCAAAAGGAACCTCTGGGATGATAATCTGATGTTTGCTCGTCCTTGTTGATAGCTGATTGATCTTGGCAAGTGATTTGGAAAAAAACACTATCTTGTCTACTTCTGTTGGTAATTATTAAGCTGAATGTTTCTTGATTCTTAAGAAATATCTGGCTGGTACTGACAGCTACTTCAGGTATATAACGCAGTTCTTCCAGTAAAGACCTGATTTTACCGTTATACTGGAATATCTTCCCAAACTCTTGTCTCCTTACTGATCTATCAACACGAGAAACTTCAATATTAAATTTGCACCGCACGGGTTTGTGATCACTGTCTGTCACTTCCATGCAAGCATCGTACCTGTCACATAAGAGAAATCGGTTTCTACACAAAGCAGGAAAGGCCTACTTGAAGAAATCCCTGAGAAAACCTACTGTAAAATGGAAGCAGCTACCGGGCACTCTAAACTGCATTCCATAGATGGCGCTGACCGGCTATCTCGATATAGCACTCGGTCACACCAAGCTGGAATTCGTTTCTTCTCTCCAGAATCATAACCTAAAGTGGAaacagaaaatgtttttcagtGTTTTTTGACATTTCATGCATTAAGCAATACAATCCAAAAGGGAAATCTTAAAACACACTATAAACAGTTTGACTAATATTTAGCAAAGTGTAAGAAAGTAAGATGTTGAGTCCCATGTTGATCATTACAAATATATCTCACCTCCTAATCCTGGTTTTCCCTTTTCAAACTTGTAAGTTGGAGGAAATCTGATGATTGCTTCACGCATCCCTTGGAAAACTTTACCAGCTTTCATTTCTGCTCTTAGTTGATCTTTCTCTCTAAGCCATTCAAAGCATCTTTGTGAGACAAAGTCCCTGGCTTCGTCATAAGATATTCCAAAAAGACGATAATTAAGATCCCCACAGAAAATCACCATATCAGCTTCAGCAAGGTCAGGCTTTCCCTCATCGGGGGGATTAATTGCTGCAGCCTGTTATAGAGGAAGTCAAGGCTTAGTTCAATGGAAGAGATAGTATGAAACTGATGAATACGAATACACGTCATACATCTGTACCACGAAGCATTTGAGCAGCAGACGACACACCAGCtgcaagagagagagaaaggatcCATGGCAGGCCAGAAGAGTAAAGCAGCCACAgtaaatatgtggagaagacaAGAGAGCAAGTCAAAAACAGGTATCGCAGCATACCAGCAGCATCGTTAAGAAGGTTAGAAGATCGAGTGAAAGCCATTGTTCTATATATATGGTCAAAATCAGCGTTCCGGCGCTTGACTGCTTCTAAATGTGCTGCAAAGTGACAGTTCACGAAGCACATGATCCGATCAAATACTCTTAGCCTCAGACCGACTCCACCCTGCATTATAATTGTACAACCATGAAATTGTGGCAAACGACAATAATTTAGATTAGAAGATGAAGCCCTTCTATATTGTCTTAGTGTCTCAATCGTCTTCGttacctcaccttgaatgaCAACCGATAAATTTATCTAATTTGAACACTTAAATAGCTTGATGAACTCTAAAGACAAGATCAATGATTTGTTCTACCTCTTAACAGTAAGAGATACTTACCTTATTACCaatggcacgtcctagaccacATGCAACTGCAGCAACATCAAGGTCCCCGACATGTGCTCTAAGAGTTTTTCTCACCCTAAGTTAAAGATTAACGATCAATAAATCAACTAGGCTGCAATCCCAGCTCAGTTGACTTAAGTTAAATATTCTTAATGAAAGTAATAAATCAGTAGTATGAATAGGCAGGAGCCAATGGAAGAAATGCTTTCCCCAGTCCAGTCAGAAAGATCAAGTTTTACTGAGAATAGCTCATTGAAGTAACCACACTAGTTCTTACCAGATAGCAATAAGCAATCCAGCTAGTTGCCTTGATCCAACCCTTTCGAAAGTTGATCCTTCGTCCAAGGTCTTCCCTATTGCGTCCTGCCACCATTGCCCACTGGAAGTTCCTTCTAGTCCTACCTACAGTTGACACTGCGATCAGGATAATGATATGCACAGTAGACAAGATCAAGATAGCATAACGTATCACTATCTACATGGCTCCCAATATGAGTGTCCTCAATCATCAATTCTATCAAACAGAAAATTGAATTAATGATAGACTTGGAACTATCAAAAGAGATCAAGTCTTGCTAATTAAATTGAGAATGTAAGGTCATCCTGCACACCACCAAGGCTTATGGTCTAGTGCCATGATCCTCCTATGTcatgaaaatttaaaacaaaaaaaaaagtcatccaGTACACAACTTTCTGCACTCAATGATTGCTTCTTGAAATGCAGACGTTCCTTTAGTGGATATAGAATTCTCCTCATGACACATACAGTGGTAGAGCATCTTAGTGTTAGCAATAGCATGTCCTCAAATCTCTTAATCAGGCTTCAGTTATTCAATAAGCAATCAGAGACAAAAGACATTATCTTGTCAAATCTTTTCGCTGTGGATTCTTGACTTTTTGGCCTGAATAATAGATAGCTCAagtattttaattgattattttccttttcaactGAATGACACAATTACCAGTTTCAGGTGGTGTTTCAATTAAATCAGCTAGCAGGGGCGGAGCCATGTAAGAGCAAGGGGGTTCATTTGAACCTCCGTCGGCGGAAAATTACAATGtatatacaaggttaaaattatctttttatgtatatatagtacatAATCCTCTTGGCTTCTTTGTATTTTTACTtcaatttttgaaccccctttgtgaaaattctggctccgtCACTTTAGTGGAGGGAATGCGACGTTGTttccttatatggacttggaCACCCTCACATCATgagctagtttttttttttattgggttaGGCGCAACATTCATTTTCTTAACGAGATGTAAAGGGTGTACTTTGATAGCTTACAGTTTCTTTTGCAGCAGACATTGCAAGAAAACCTGCTCCCATTTCTACTTCTTGCAACCCAATTACTACAATCGCAACATCCAAAATGGCAGAACCCAGCCAAGTTTCCAGTGCTTCCTGTGAGGCTTTTCCTTCACCAACATTCCACGTGCCAACCAAAATCCTAAAATTTTCTTGTCTGGTGTATAAATATCTTTTCTCAGCTCTTTCTGATAGTAATATGTTATCAATAGGTCCTGGAGTGGCAAGGGTCCATCCACGTATTCCTCCGTGATTAGCCAAGCTAAAAACATAGTCACCCCCCACTGACATTTTTATTACAGGCCCGTTGTGAGCAACCCAATCAGCTAGCAAGTTCCCTTCAAGATCCAGCACCTGTACCATACCACTTACATAGCCAACCCATATTAGAGAACCATGAGCACATAAGGATAGAATAGCACAAGGATGATGATGGAAATCTTGCAAACGGTTTCCATTCCCATCCCACTGCACAAGTAAGCCATTTGAACATCCACTCCAAATCATTCCATCAGATGCAAGCACAAGGGCCTCTGTCTTCCTACTATCTTCTGCAAATGCCCCTGACCCCTTTGTTGCAACTCGACGTACAGCACCAGCAGCTCCTAATATAGCATTGCATGAACGCTGGAAAAAGTTACCTCCTTGTGACTTTTCCTTTTTAGATTTGGCGACAATCTTGACATTACTCTCATCTTCCACcgacttttcttttttagattTGGAGACAGACTTCACATTACTCTCATCTTCCACTGACTTCTCTTTTTTAGATTTGGAGACATACTTGACATTACTCTCATCTTCCACTGGCTTTTCTTTTTTAGATTTGGAGACAGACTTGACATTACTCTCATCTTCCACtgacttttcttttttagattTGGAGACGGACTTGATATTACTCTCATCTTCCACTACTtgtgacttttcttttttagattTGGAGACAGCCTTGATATTACTCTCATCTTCCACTGCTTGTTCTGGCACAGATGGCATATCAACCCCATTCTCAATCTGACCATCTACATTATACACTTTCAGGAGTTCCCTAGTTCGTGCATCCCTGCAGTTTTCCAACTATCAGGGTAATTAGTGGCTAAACAAttatccaaaaaaagaaagtctTACCTCTTCTCTTATGAATTAACCTAGAACAAATACATACATCATATTCATCTGGAAGCAATGTAGAGGAACATACCATAATGAGAAGGATAAAGATCCAGATGCCCACACTTTTGCTCTTCCATGATCAGATAGCAAGCACTTCACATCAGAAGATGAGATGTTACATGCACCATTAACTGTAACTTGGCTTCTAAGGTTAACGAATGACTTTTCCACAA is a window of Lycium ferocissimum isolate CSIRO_LF1 chromosome 12, AGI_CSIRO_Lferr_CH_V1, whole genome shotgun sequence DNA encoding:
- the LOC132041016 gene encoding type I inositol polyphosphate 5-phosphatase 12-like isoform X1 codes for the protein MDESKHNNVHGSNQNLSITEPAREKVHYSNKLRTYTGTHHKRPHVQLRNRSLDDRVIHNNSYGLQEDLSDDEGSHLVSQKIEGIGLAANGSDDSNESPLPEFEGSGGGVGSFKVPARAPLHPARPTYLELRPHPLKETQVGKFLRTIACTETQLWAGQESGVRVWNFSDQYEPGMGIGGRARRGDEDAAPFYESVETSPTLCLMVDYGNELIWSGHKDGKIRSWRMDRANSDDSPFKEGLSWQAHRGPVLSLEISSYGDIWSGFEGGIIKVWPREAVQKSLSLLPEETYLASLLVEKSFVNLRSQVTVNGACNISSSDVKCLLSDHGRAKVWASGSLSFSLWDARTRELLKVYNVDGQIENGVDMPSVPEQAVEDESNIKAVSKSKKEKSQVVEDESNIKSVSKSKKEKSVEDESNVKSVSKSKKEKPVEDESNVKYVSKSKKEKSVEDESNVKSVSKSKKEKSVEDESNVKIVAKSKKEKSQGGNFFQRSCNAILGAAGAVRRVATKGSGAFAEDSRKTEALVLASDGMIWSGCSNGLLVQWDGNGNRLQDFHHHPCAILSLCAHGSLIWVGYVSGMVQVLDLEGNLLADWVAHNGPVIKMSVGGDYVFSLANHGGIRGWTLATPGPIDNILLSERAEKRYLYTRQENFRILVGTWNVGEGKASQEALETWLGSAILDVAIVVIGLQEVEMGAGFLAMSAAKETVGLEGTSSGQWWQDAIGKTLDEGSTFERVGSRQLAGLLIAIWVRKTLRAHVGDLDVAAVACGLGRAIGNKGGVGLRLRVFDRIMCFVNCHFAAHLEAVKRRNADFDHIYRTMAFTRSSNLLNDAAGMLRYLFLTCSLVFSTYLLWLLYSSGLPWILSLSLAAGVSSAAQMLRGTDAAAINPPDEGKPDLAEADMVIFCGDLNYRLFGISYDEARDFVSQRCFEWLREKDQLRAEMKAGKVFQGMREAIIRFPPTYKFEKGKPGLGGYDSGEKKRIPAWCDRVLYRDSRSAPSMECSLECPVAASILQYDACMEVTDSDHKPVRCKFNIEVSRVDRSVRRQEFGKIFQYNGKIRSLLEELRYIPEVAVSTSQIFLKNQETFSLIITNRSRQDSVFFQITCQDQSAINKDEQTSDYHPRGSFCFPRWLEVTPASGMIKSGQDTEILVRQEELCNSEDTADVSKWSEDTREEEVILMINMKASRSMEVRTHQVHLRCSFSANAGFMLSRNSSSRNEGSSHHRSNSTRRNEGSSHHRSNGSRRNEGSSLRSVFQQESASDMKKYE